ACAAGGCCTCATACATCATCATCAGGCTACATACATCACGGCCATAACTCCATATCACGGCCTACATACCATCACAGGCCCTACATCATCACCAGGCCTACACTCCATCATCAAGCTACATACCATCACAGGCCTACATACCTCCATCATCACAGGCTACATACATCACAGGCTACATACTCCATCATCAAGGCCTAATACACATCACAGGCACTACATAGCCGGCTCATCACAGCTACATACATCACAGGCCCTACATCCTATCATACATCAGGCCTCATACTCATCATAAGGCTACATACCATCATACATAAAGGCTACATACTCATCATCACAGGCTACATACAATCAAAGGCTACATACCTCCATCATCACAGGCCTACATACCTCACATAGGTAGGCTACATACTCCATCATCACAGGCCAAATACCATCATATCAGCTAACAGCTACACTACCTCGCATTTCATCATCAGAGGCTACATACATCACAGGCCTAATAACCTCCATCATCACAGGCTACATACATCACGCCTATCCATCATCTATCAAGGCTACATACTCCAGTCATCACAGGGCCGTACATAcctccatcatcaccaccatcttgATGCTGTAATGTCTATGTTTGATCCACACTGTTCTTCTGATAACCCAGTTGTCTCATGACCTCACTGCAGTAGTCTTCCACTTGGGAGATCTGCTCAATGTTTAACCGCTCTCTCCATGCGAAGATGGCTTCCTTAGCGTCTCTGGACGATATTACAAACGGTTTGTCTGAGGAGTAGCCGTGGCCGTGGGTCATGTTCAACACGAACTTATCCATGGCAGGAAAGGAGGAGAGTTTGGAGAAGCTGTAGAGTCTCTTGAGTTCCTCCATGGGGTGCAGAACCAAGTCCTCGTAGAGGATCTTGATGTAATTCCTCTTCACCCAGGGGGGCGCGTTCATCATGAGCATCATATCATTCAGCCAGTTGTCACATATTAGCTCCATTGCGCTAGAGACATAATTCTCTGCCCGGTTCCCCCGGTTGTTTGGCACCAGTAAACGCTTGTATTTCTCCGTATGTTTTTTACTCCTCAGTACCTGTATGCTCTCCTTGACCAGAGCTTGTTTCGATTTCAGTCGTGAATTGTGCACTGCCCGCGGGTCTCTAAACAACTGAATGATCTGGAGATTTAAAGCGGGATCTCTCATTAACGGGACGAGAACACCGAGGTCCAGAACCCGCACACCTTTGATTACCACGACGCGGTACTTCTTGCACTCCCTCTCCAACTCTTTGATATCCTTCCTTGGACACTTTCCACAGACGTCTTCTTGGACTAATCCCACTTCGTTTCTCTTGTACGCCTCGCATAGAGGTTCCGAGCAGATCACTTTGTTCTTTCTCCATCCAAATATAAAAGACGTGGTGATATTTTGGCTCCCTGTGTACAGTTTTAAAACTGAGAAGTCGCATCGTAATAACGACTTCATCATATCCCGCACGGCTCCTTGCAGACTGGCCGCGTCTCCTGGGTAGAGAGCCTGCCATATATGCCACATGGGCTCGTAGAGGTAAAACACATCGGGGTGTTGATTGAATAACTCCCCTAAGAACGATGACCCCGTCCTCCATGTAGCATGTAAATAAACGTGTATTTTAGACTGGCTCCTGTTGACTACCGTCTCTTCCACKGTATCCGTAGTGTTGCTGAACTTGTCCCCGTTATTCCACATATCGAGGTCGGGGCACCTCGGCTGTTGCTTGCCATGTTTAATATACCCTGATTTACTCCTGTGGTCCAGCATATACGGAATTAACAGAAGTAACACGGAATATCCTAGAATTAAAATGAAGTATTTCTTCTGTAGCCTCCTTTTCATTTCCCTCTCTCACAGATAGACAGGTCTGTTGTTGTTCGGTTCGGTGCCGCTCTACGAAGACTGAGGCCAGCAGGCGGAAAGAGTTGAACAAGAAATGTCTTAGACACGCCCATTCAAATGACTCAATAAAAGCCACAGTCACAGGTTCAAAATAAAAGCCCAGTTATATAGTTTCAGTCTAGTGTGCATTCATGTagccttttaaaaaaaaagttttaaataaaACGTTTCGTTGAATCATATTTATGTATAGCTAGGCTTATATAGATGTTTCTATGTCCATTTTGAGTTTTATatcaaagggactgaatacttatggaaaataaggtatttcttttttttttcttccaaagaCCTgttttgttttcgctttgtcattatggggtattgtgtgtagattgatgaggggaaatgtaatttaatcaattttagaataagtctgtatcaaaatgtggaaagagttgtataggccgtcattgtaaataaaaattggttctgaactgacttgcctagttaaataacggtgccattttttttttaagtcaagcggtctgaaaactttccgaatgccctgtactggtgaaaaacacacacatccctgcaAAGGAAAAACTGTTCTCCATCGAAAGCCAACTGAAAACTGAGAAATAACCTTAGTTCAGTTTTTATTCTAACAATTGGTTCCCATGGTGAATAATACAATAGCAATTGGTAGGACACATGAAAGGAAACATCAAAGAGTTTACCGGAATCTCTCAACTAAAAATACTTGCATTTCAATTACATGTATTTGTAGTTCTAATGACATTTAGTGGGATTCTAAATTCaaatctaaggggcttttatacaacttatattttttttaaacaagcaacTTATAAActgcacacacaccaaaaaccCTGTTGCTTTGACAAGAGTCAATAAATCCCTAGTATCGATCAGGTTGTAGGCCTATGTGCTCTTGAAACTAACgcaacagaaaaaaaaaacacatggaaactggGTCCGTGTGCTTATGGATAATTCAAATGTCCTTTCATCTCGGCAAGGGCAAACAAGaggaaatgaataaaaaaatgccTATTTTTCCTTTTGTCAATTTCAACGCCAATAAATGGTCTAATGCAAAATGCTTTGATTTCCCACTTTTGCACCTACCTCTAAATGTGAGTGGCagacaaaatataaaaacaactgGATTCTTCTATTTCCAAGtaataattcatttattttttcatgTGTTCAAATTCGAAATACCAAAAAcaagttgttttatttttaagttGGAAGATATCATATTGCCGAAAACAAAAAAATCACTCATCGGTAGATAATGATCATAGAAAATAACGAATCGGTTCCATTTCTCATTACTGGTGATGTGGGTTGGGCTAAATCTATAGTCTTGTATCGTTGGTCAAACGCATATCCTGTTCCAACCTAGCCTTCAAAATAAGAGTTGAGTGTGTGTTGCGCGACTTTGTGTCTGTTACAAAATGCATACTTGTGTTCTTTCGAGAGTACAtctgctaagaaaagtcagcgaaATCTTTAAATGAACAATGGCAAGTGATAACAATCAAGCATCCTAGAAAACTGCAAAAAAGGTTCATGAAATctataatttgctagtaacagatgacattcatctCTGAAACTCACATAGATAaaacctttgatgatacagtggtagcaatacatggttataacatctagaaaagacagaaatgccaacggtggaggtgttgcggtctatattcagaaccacattcctgtaaagcttagagacgatataatgttaaatactgttgaagtaatRTGKCTACAGGTTMatctgcctcacctaaagcccattctggtgggaagctgctatagaccaccaagtgataacagtcagtatctggataacgtgtgaaatggttgataatgtatgtgatatcaacagagaggtatactttctgggtgatttaaatattgactagctttcatcaggctgcccactcaagagaaagcttcaaactgtaactagtacctgcaacctggttcaggttatcagtcaacctaccagggtatttacaaacagcacaggaatgaaatcatccacatgtattgatcacatctttactaatgctgcagaaatctggtCTAAAGCAGTMTCTAAATCCATCGGATATAGGAGCCAGTTACTAATaaacacgcacccattaagaaaatgactgtaaaaacgttTAAATCCCTGtggttgatgaggaattgaacaattgtatggttgagagggatgaggttaaaggaatggcaaataagtctggctgcacaaacaactggcaaacgtactgcacattgagaaatcatgtgactaaactaaacaaaaagaagagGAAACGATACtaaatgtcacctgttaaatggGATACTTCACAGGCTGTAACTACTCATAGTTATATCATGATGTTCATTAGAGTTGTCATCTGTTAAATGGGATACTTCATGATCACAGGCTGTAACTACTCATAGTTATATCATGATGTTCATTAGAGTTGTGACCTGTTAAATGGGATACTTCATGATCACAGGCTGTAACTACTCATGGTTATATAATGATGTTCATTAGAGTTGTCATCTGTTAAATGGGATACTTCACGCTCACAGGCTGTAACTACTCAGAGCAGATATGGATAACGGTTCTGTAAACATAATCTCTTGGAATATAAATGGTTGTGGTAGCCAAGTGAAGAGGAAAAGATTTGGacatatttaaaatcaaaacAGGCGGATAATGTGTTCATACAGGAATCACATTTAACAGATAGAAGCACTgacatttagaggaggctgggatgcagtagtttatcagatcatttagaggaggctgggttgcAGTAGTTTACTCAGATCAATTTAGGAGGAGCTAGGGTTGCAGTAGTTTTAGAATGCCATTTAGGGTAGGCTGGGTTTGCAGTAGtttaaccacagatcatttagaggaggcggGTTGGGCAGTATGTTCAGATCTTAGAGGAGGCTGGGTGCGGTAGTTTTACCACAGATTCATTTAGATGGTAGGCTGGGTTGGTCAGTTAGTTTATCAGATCATTTATGAGGAGGCTGGGTTGCAGTATGTTTATCATAGATCATTTAGTAGGAGGCTGGTTGCAGTAGTTTTAGTCACAGATCATTTAGAAGAGAGGCTGGTGCATAGTTTAATTTCAaaatcatttagaggaggctgggattGCAGTAAGTTTATCAACAGATATCATTTAGAAGAGGGCTGGGTTGCAGTAGACTTAAAACGTttcagatcatttagaggagacTGGGATGCAGTAGGTTTATCAGATCAATTTAGAGGAGGCTTCGGGGTTGCAGTAG
The window above is part of the Salvelinus sp. IW2-2015 unplaced genomic scaffold, ASM291031v2 Un_scaffold7290, whole genome shotgun sequence genome. Proteins encoded here:
- the chst7 gene encoding carbohydrate sulfotransferase 7; translation: MKRRLQKKYFILILGYSVLLLLIPYMLDHRSKSGYIKHGKQQPRCPDLDMWNNGDKFSNTTDTVEETVVNRSQSKIHVYLHATWRTGSSFLGELFNQHPDVFYLYEPMWHIWQALYPGDAASLQGAVRDMMKSLLRCDFSVLKLYTGSQNITTSFIFGWRKNKVICSEPLCEAYKRNEVGLVQEDVCGKCPRKDIKELERECKKYRVVVIKGVRVLDLGVLVPLMRDPALNLQIIQLFRDPRAVHNSRLKSKQALVKESIQVLRSKKHTEKYKRLLVPNNRGNRAENYVSSAMELICDNWLNDMMLMMNAPPWVKRNYIKILYEDLVLHPMEELKRLYSFSKLSSFPAMDKFVLNMTHGHGYSSDKPFVISSRDAKEAIFAWRERLNIEQISQVEDYCSEVMRQLGYQKNSVDQT